DNA from Candidatus Neomarinimicrobiota bacterium:
ATTACTGTCATTGTTGGATATGAGGCAGACCTTATTCGCAATGAACTAAAGAATGATGTTGCTTACTTTGAAAATCCTCATTTCCTAACTACCAATAGTATCATGTCTCTTTGGTACGCCAAGGATTTATTAGAAGATAATGTTCTTTTATT
Protein-coding regions in this window:
- a CDS encoding phosphocholine cytidylyltransferase family protein, translated to MKAIIMAAGVGKRLLGLNMNKPKCLLTAGSETLIRRSVNLLVSKGISDITVIVGYEADLIRNELKNDVAYFENPHFLTTNSIMSLWYAKDLLEDNVLL